From the Mastacembelus armatus chromosome 14, fMasArm1.2, whole genome shotgun sequence genome, one window contains:
- the gab3 gene encoding GRB2-associated-binding protein 3 isoform X1, giving the protein MSAGDVVCTGWLIKSPPEKKLKRFAWRKRWFVLRRGRMSGNPDVLEYYQNKNSKKPIRTIDLKECEVEMLNGQLRIKRDFHGKHLFVVKTSSRIFYLVAKTEEEMNSWISSISQICQFGSLEDAEGSEEGFPHTPTSIQLSPDRSDRASVSSQPGSTHLQDYFPLSQCETGSLSTSRHDSFSHSEISLEQKSSDYAVKDTVPSPLCTDTSSSSIPHASCSPSLFPHGRLTNPPFSAPCTTMALPSSSSSPLCHCDTSVFQFDKPFSSASFEAMSDRQRPPPLPPKPNHLSEQLSEEQAHILRAVSMRHFSTHNALSPRRTSLSCLDHFRIGDADNRLMRNRRQSLTLPSLNTTQVPSYEDESYVPMTSPCPSVATIESDGYIPMSPRTFSFLSPHVVSSTSLSTLMGQPGDLAPPPIHRHLKPRLRRARPPPLDLRGLSTIRECPTHLPLNRTMISSCLTVNCSALERGHENGDNPRNEELDCTTMESSQQFCPIFDGVVQPWLRSSNLDYLSLDFDSASPSPVLKQKPFLSDEHRVDYVQVDEKKTQALQNTKMEWTDVRQKHK; this is encoded by the exons GCATGGAGGAAACGCTGGTTTGTGCTTCGGAGAGGCCGCATGAGCGGTAATCCTGATGTGCTGGAGTACTATCAAAATAAGAACTCCAAAAAGCCAATCCGCACCATTGACCTGAAAGAGTGTGAGGTCGAAATGCTAAACGGGCAACTCAGGATAAAACGGGACTTCCATGGGAAGCATCTCTTTGTGGTGAAGACGTCATCTCGTATTTTTTACCTGGTGGCCAAGACTGAGGAAGAGATGAACAGCTGGATCAGTAGCATCAGTCAGATTTGTCAGTTTGGAAGTTTGGAGGATGCAG AAGGCTCAGAGGAAGGCTTTCCCCACACCCCCACCTCCATTCAGCTGTCACCTGACCGCTCTGACCGAGCATCTGTATCAAGCCAACCAGGTTCGACTCATCTACAGGATTACTTCCCTCTGTCACAGTGTGAGACAGGGAGTTTAAGCACCAGTAG ACACGACAGCTTTTCACACTCTGAGATCTCTCTGGAGCAAAAGTCATCAGACTATGCCGTCAAGGACACTGTCCCCTCGCCTCTTTGCACTGATACCTCTTCATCCTCCATCCCTCATGCTAGCTGCAGCCCATCTCTTTTCCCCCATGGAAGGCTGACTAACCCTCCTTTCAGTGCTCCATGCACCACCATGGCTTTACCGTCATCCTCGTCCTCTCCACTATGTCACTGTGACACAAGTGTCTTCCAGTTTGACAAACCTTTTTCTTCTGCATCGTTTGAGGCAATGAGTGACAGACAAAGACCCCCTCCACTGCCACCCAAACCTAATCACCTGTCAGAGCAGCTAAGTGAAGAGCAAGCTCACATTCTGAGGGCAGTGAGCATGCGGCATTTCTCAACCCACAACGCATTATCTCCCCGGAGGACCTCTTTGTCATGCCTGGACCATTTTAGAATAG GTGATGCTGATAACAGATTGATGAGGAACAGAAGGCAGAGTCTAACTCTG CCTTCTTTAAACACCACACAAGTTCCAAGCTACGAGGATGAGTCATATGTCCCCATGACTTCCCCTTGTCCCTCTGTTGCCACTATTGAATCTGATGGTTACATCCCCATGAGCCCCAGGACATTCAGTTTCCTCAGTCCACATGTTGTGTCCTCCACTTCCCTAAGCACACTAATGGGTCAACCTGGAGACCTTGCCCCACCTCCAATTCATCGGCATCTTAAACCTCGCTTGAGGAGAG CTCGACCTCCACCTCTTGACCTAAGAGGCCTTTCAACAATCAGAGAATGTCCCACACATCTACCTTTGAACAGAACAATGATCAGTTCGTG CTTAACAGTGAACTGTTCGGCCCTTGAACGAGGTCATGAAAATGGCGACAATCCAAGAAATGAAGAACTAGACTGCACTACAATG GAGTCAAGTCAACAGTTCTGTCCCATCTTTGATGGAGTAGTTCAACCATGGCTGAGAAGCTCAAACCTTGATTATTTATCACTGGATTTTGACTCTGCATCCCCATCTCCAGTGCTCAAG CAGAAACCATTTCTTTCTGATGAACACAGAGTGGATTATGTACAGGTGGATGAGAAGAAGACTCAGGCACTGCAAAACACCAAAATGGAGTGGACTGATGTCcgtcagaaacacaaataa
- the gab3 gene encoding GRB2-associated-binding protein 3 isoform X2, which translates to MSAGDVVCTGWLIKSPPEKKLKRFAWRKRWFVLRRGRMSGNPDVLEYYQNKNSKKPIRTIDLKECEVEMLNGQLRIKRDFHGKHLFVVKTSSRIFYLVAKTEEEMNSWISSISQICQFGSLEDAEGSEEGFPHTPTSIQLSPDRSDRASVSSQPGSTHLQDYFPLSQCETGSLSTSRHDSFSHSEISLEQKSSDYAVKDTVPSPLCTDTSSSSIPHASCSPSLFPHGRLTNPPFSAPCTTMALPSSSSSPLCHCDTSVFQFDKPFSSASFEAMSDRQRPPPLPPKPNHLSEQLSEEQAHILRAVSMRHFSTHNALSPRRTSLSCLDHFRIGDADNRLMRNRRQSLTLPSLNTTQVPSYEDESYVPMTSPCPSVATIESDGYIPMSPRTFSFLSPHVVSSTSLSTLMGQPGDLAPPPIHRHLKPRLRRARPPPLDLRGLSTIRECPTHLPLNRTMISSCLTVNCSALERGHENGDNPRNEELDCTTMESSQQFCPIFDGVVQPWLRSSNLDYLSLDFDSASPSPVLKKPFLSDEHRVDYVQVDEKKTQALQNTKMEWTDVRQKHK; encoded by the exons GCATGGAGGAAACGCTGGTTTGTGCTTCGGAGAGGCCGCATGAGCGGTAATCCTGATGTGCTGGAGTACTATCAAAATAAGAACTCCAAAAAGCCAATCCGCACCATTGACCTGAAAGAGTGTGAGGTCGAAATGCTAAACGGGCAACTCAGGATAAAACGGGACTTCCATGGGAAGCATCTCTTTGTGGTGAAGACGTCATCTCGTATTTTTTACCTGGTGGCCAAGACTGAGGAAGAGATGAACAGCTGGATCAGTAGCATCAGTCAGATTTGTCAGTTTGGAAGTTTGGAGGATGCAG AAGGCTCAGAGGAAGGCTTTCCCCACACCCCCACCTCCATTCAGCTGTCACCTGACCGCTCTGACCGAGCATCTGTATCAAGCCAACCAGGTTCGACTCATCTACAGGATTACTTCCCTCTGTCACAGTGTGAGACAGGGAGTTTAAGCACCAGTAG ACACGACAGCTTTTCACACTCTGAGATCTCTCTGGAGCAAAAGTCATCAGACTATGCCGTCAAGGACACTGTCCCCTCGCCTCTTTGCACTGATACCTCTTCATCCTCCATCCCTCATGCTAGCTGCAGCCCATCTCTTTTCCCCCATGGAAGGCTGACTAACCCTCCTTTCAGTGCTCCATGCACCACCATGGCTTTACCGTCATCCTCGTCCTCTCCACTATGTCACTGTGACACAAGTGTCTTCCAGTTTGACAAACCTTTTTCTTCTGCATCGTTTGAGGCAATGAGTGACAGACAAAGACCCCCTCCACTGCCACCCAAACCTAATCACCTGTCAGAGCAGCTAAGTGAAGAGCAAGCTCACATTCTGAGGGCAGTGAGCATGCGGCATTTCTCAACCCACAACGCATTATCTCCCCGGAGGACCTCTTTGTCATGCCTGGACCATTTTAGAATAG GTGATGCTGATAACAGATTGATGAGGAACAGAAGGCAGAGTCTAACTCTG CCTTCTTTAAACACCACACAAGTTCCAAGCTACGAGGATGAGTCATATGTCCCCATGACTTCCCCTTGTCCCTCTGTTGCCACTATTGAATCTGATGGTTACATCCCCATGAGCCCCAGGACATTCAGTTTCCTCAGTCCACATGTTGTGTCCTCCACTTCCCTAAGCACACTAATGGGTCAACCTGGAGACCTTGCCCCACCTCCAATTCATCGGCATCTTAAACCTCGCTTGAGGAGAG CTCGACCTCCACCTCTTGACCTAAGAGGCCTTTCAACAATCAGAGAATGTCCCACACATCTACCTTTGAACAGAACAATGATCAGTTCGTG CTTAACAGTGAACTGTTCGGCCCTTGAACGAGGTCATGAAAATGGCGACAATCCAAGAAATGAAGAACTAGACTGCACTACAATG GAGTCAAGTCAACAGTTCTGTCCCATCTTTGATGGAGTAGTTCAACCATGGCTGAGAAGCTCAAACCTTGATTATTTATCACTGGATTTTGACTCTGCATCCCCATCTCCAGTGCTCAAG AAACCATTTCTTTCTGATGAACACAGAGTGGATTATGTACAGGTGGATGAGAAGAAGACTCAGGCACTGCAAAACACCAAAATGGAGTGGACTGATGTCcgtcagaaacacaaataa
- the amer1 gene encoding APC membrane recruitment protein 1 has product MASCKVDELMSQTKDLASGCEELSRCGPDDITEELQSDTMTATVKSQKSGKFRRTALTFFGVRKSICILPSFFGGRSKNQNKWSSKKGITKSRTHDGLSKGCHDDSRYTSAGDFEYSGQRDCAGELHNNCHNECIHSAADQKSLTLGRQKKGLRSLFHSFKHHRNHRNAGMDKTEMVAMSSPHCKKKVPIDQDSTNQYVTECLGTEPDVPDFADVICDISIGLECGDSDAVVLEKSGELESPKCELDDQMCDDQVEEMNLVAVVSSEYEELSRGHSEPCLKLQMTSEPVLKSETPTGSTDQLNLIFGDVASLKSFDSLTGCGDIIADQEDDSITESTVSGERSRNGGKRASCYLTYQGGGEEMASPEGVDEESIHEFWANNASEEICCTCHQDHTDLTADLTSTHNMDLLNSNSVHQASGMDTSSIADVLTPQSEHQESVPNSDEGYYDSTTPGQDEGQEKIDRLRTDRLPRDSYSGDALYELFAPDESLISPHYENKSKLPSSKECEYLSGPVHVTDSAFVPEMNRLQISPELYKVNDFLEMTSTGNKTSESTQNMVGRKENVMNKNCNLNSKPQEFNKSIVEPDVFDEKGSMLASTEKRAKSMNAECEKNHSSISFGSTSDPDFETFCEPKEHDLEENKPVALPYKNIGSQSPDSNNDLDDGQTVCFSQALVDYTKHSQMLSNLCNSVDDLETNSAFTPNMEALPTIVTFDVVDMHNEGEYDEQIHMELEEHISSPYQEFEESYLQKDAFAACDYQIFDMYEQNLITNTWAVASLPRHLGLTRGSQSMPNQLSLDRRSRSLDTEGLELQMPDTYKENTAAVVSCPQTEKDSEGDSSPYYKNVLMSASSQKRSEMALSLPLTDGEISEKVQLLSQAQIKHKIHSTLSSSNFPNSESERLCSDVSDLVSCDLMSQNTDNYNRQCHLPLQSDSCSPHSTFVYSGMMEDVSDGTDDVFCKAASNLPCYNQSSKSRPDATKEGISQTGSPLNADMMQDEMSVISEAQTPKNVVRPMSCNKLPEESLN; this is encoded by the coding sequence ATGGCTTCATGCAAGGTAGACGAGCTAATGAGCCAGACCAAGGATTTAGCTTCAGGCTGCGAAGAGCTTTCTCGATGTGGccctgatgacatcacagaaGAGCTTCAGTCGGACACGATGACTGCCACGGTGAAGTCTCAAAAATCTGGAAAATTTAGGAGGACTGCCCTGACATTTTTTGGGGTCCGCAAAAGTATCTGCATTTTACCAAGTTTTTTTGGAGGAAGAAGTAAAAATCAGAACAAGTGGTCTTCTAAGAAAGGAATCACCAAAAGCAGAACACATGATGGGCTGAGTAAAGGATGTCATGATGACAGTAGATACACCTCAGCTGGAGATTTTGAGTACAGCGGTCAGAGAGACTGTGCTGGAGAGCTCCACAATAACTGTCACAATGAATGTATCCACTCCGCTGCTGACCAGAAATCATTGACACTTGGCCGGCAGAAAAAGGGGTTGAGGAgtctttttcacagttttaagCATCACAGAAACCATAGAAATGCTGGAATGGATAAAACTGAAATGGTTGCAATGTCCTCTCCTCACTGCAAGAAAAAGGTGCCTATTGACCAGGACAGCACCAACCAATATGTCACAGAGTGCCTGGGAACTGAACCTGACGTGCCTGATTTTGCAGATGTTATATGTGATATTTCCATTGGTCTTGAATGTGGTGATTCTGATGCAGTGGTATTAGAGAAGAGTGGGGAGCTAGAAAGCCCAAAGTGTGAGCTTGACGATCAGATGTGTGATGATCAAGTGGAGGAAATGAATTTGGTGGCTGTGGTTTCCAGTGAATATGAGGAGCTTTCTAGAGGACACAGCGAGCCTTGTCTGAAACTTCAGATGACGTCAGAGCCTGTATTGAAGTCTGAAACACCTACTGGCTCAACAGATCAGCTAAACCTGATTTTTGGAGACGTTGCATCATTAAAGAGCTTCGATTCTCTCACTGGCTGTGGGGACATTATTGCAGATCAAGAAGATGACAGCATCACAGAGAGCACTGTTTCTGGAGAAAGGAGCAGGAATGGAGGAAAGAGAGCCTCTTGTTATCTCACTTATCAAGGTGGTGGTGAAGAAATGGCCTCACCTGAAGGTGTGGATGAAGAGTCTATTCACGAATTTTGGGCAAATAATGCTTCTGAAGAAATCTGCTGTACTTGCCATCAAGACCACACAGATTTGACTGCTGACCTTACAAGTACTCACAATATGGACTTATTAAACAGTAACAGCGTGCACCAAGCCAGTGGCATGGACACTTCTTCGATTGCTGATGTTTTAACTCCTCAAAGTGAGCATCAAGAATCAGTTCCAAATAGTGATGAAGGATACTATGATTCAACTACCCCAGGGCAAGATGAAGGCCAAGAAAAAATTGACAGACTAAGGACCGACAGATTACCCAGGGACAGTTACAGTGGTGACGCCCTTTATGAACTTTTTGCACCTGATGAGAGTCTCATTAGTCCACattatgaaaacaaatcaaaactgcCTAGTTCAAAAGAGTGTGAGTATTTAAGCGGGCCGGTACATGTGACAGATTCTGCCTTCGTTCCAGAAATGAATCGATTACAGATAAGTCCTGAACTGTATAAAGTTAATGATTTTCTAGAAATGACAAGTACAGGCAATAAAACTTCTGAGTCGACACAAAACATGGTCGGTCGCAAGGAAAACGTcatgaataaaaactgtaatttgAATTCAAAACCCCAAGAATTCAACAAGAGTATTGTAGAACCAGATGTATTTGATGAAAAGGGAAGTATGCTTGCTTCCACTGAAAAAAGAGCAAAATCCATGAATGCTGAATGTGAGAAAAATCACAGCAGCATATCATTTGGAAGCACATCTGATCCAGACTTTGAAACGTTTTGTGAACCCAAAGAGCATGATCTTGAGGAAAACAAACCTGTTGCATTACCATACAAAAATATCGGTTCTCAGTCTCCAGATTCTAACAATGATTTGGATGATGGGCAAACTGTGTGTTTCTCACAAGCACTTGTGGACTACACAAAACACTCTCAAATGCTAAGTAACTTGTGCAACAGTGTGGATGATTTGGAGACAAACTCTGCCTTCACACCAAATATGGAGGCCTTACCTACTATAGTCACATTTGATGTAGTGGATATGCATAATGAGGGTGAATATGACGAGCAGATTCACATGGAACTGGAGGAGCACATTTCATCGCCCTATCAGGAATTTGAAGAAAGCTACCTACAGAAAGACGCATTTGCTGCATGTGACTATCAAATTTTTGACATGTATGAACAGAACCTGATCACTAATACATGGGCAGTTGCTAGTCTCCCACGGCACCTAGGCCTGACAAGAGGGAGCCAGTCCATGCCGAATCAGTTGTCTCTAGACAGGAGAAGTAGATCTTTAGACACAGAAGGCCTAGAGTTGCAGATGCCTGACACGTACAAAGAGAACACAGCTGCTGTCGTTTCTTGTCCTCAAACTGAAAAAGACTCTGAAGGAGACTCCTCACCATATTACAAAAATGTCCTCATGTCTGCGTCATCGCAAAAAAGGTCAGAAATGGCTTTAAGCCTCCCTCTGACAGATGGGGAAATCAGTGAAAAAGTACAGCTTCTCAGTCAAgcccaaataaaacacaaaatacattctACTTTATCCAGCAGTAATTTTCCAAACAGTGAATCAGAACGTCTTTGCTCTGATGTGTCAGACTTGGTGTCCTGTGATTTAATGTCACAGAATACAGATAATTACAACAGACAGTGTCACCTTCCCTTGCAGTCCGATTCTTGTTCACCTCATAGCACGTTTGTTTATTCTGGTATGATGGAAGATGTATCAGATGGTACTGATGATGTATTTTGTAAAGCTGCCTCTAATTTACCATGCTATAATCAGTCTAGTAAAAGCAGACCAGATGCTACTAAGGAAGGAATATCTCAAACTGGGAGTCCTCTTAATGCAGATATGATGCAAGATGAAATGAGCGTCATCAGTGAAGCTCAAACTCCCAAAAATGTGGTGCGCCCTATGAGTTGCAACAAACTCCCAGAGGAATCCTTAAATTGA
- the zc3h12b gene encoding probable ribonuclease ZC3H12B, with amino-acid sequence MTTWFMVEKLKMEKRPCREEDIDSSEAQHATDEEGSSSESVSEEQQHQRVQVNNSSCKKREPLAVTKPHRQLCRSPCLDRPSFSQNSTVQDFREDETSAGPGSKPASDKEYQTKMEFALKLGYSGEQVETVLSKLGAAALINDVLAELVRLGNKAEPDIQPSSSTATLISRSACVKETVSPEVSVEDESVDTYDNLRPIVIDGSNVAMSHGNKEVFSCRGIQLAVEWFREKGHKDITVFVPAWRKEQSRPDAPITDQEILRRLEKEKILVFTPSRRVQGRRVVCYDDRFIVKLAYDSDGIIVSNDNYRDLQNEKPEWKKFIEERLLMYSFVNDKFMPPDDPLGRHGPSLENFLRKRPVVPEHKKQPCPYGKKCTYGHKCKYYHPERVNQPQRSVADELRAFAKLSAVKTMSEGALVKCGTGPATTKGDSNSEAKRVAPKRQSDPSIRSVACEPPEALSVIRKSETNSVPSLVSALSVPTMQPAKSHAAGALNTRSASSPVPGSLQFAHSSLEHMSSVQYPPILVTNSHGASVTYSEQFPKYDSVSDHGYYSLHSDFSNMSMSSMHNVDSFCSMEHEHGVYQRNSSHCPESCLSHSNSDSFSSYGDLYPSSVDSSLEESMKGQQQSPAQGRMQTFSHGFRHEALTRVQSYGPEEPKQVPRKQSGSHLAPHIQHAAVGARSSCPGDYPLTQNVLPPLSSQPTRSLGMTRMDSISDSRLYDSNPMRQRRPPLCREQHASWDPLPCGNESYGYHSYPLSNSLMPCCERVMVRSMPDKMEQIWNSPWETPSAAEHQERYVIPDHQYQTYRNLCNIFPAYIVHSVMEKNPHLTDPQQLAAVIVTKLRSCH; translated from the exons ATGACAACATGGTTCATGGTGGAGAAGCTCAAAATGGAAAAACGCCCATGCAGGGAGGAGGACATTGACTCAAGCGAGGCCCAGCATGCCACTGATGAGGAAGGAAGCAGTTCAGAAAGTGTGTCAGAAGAGCAGCAACATCAGAGGGTTCAGGTGAACAACAGCAGCTGTAAGAAGCGAGAGCCTTTGGCTGTAACAAAACCCCATCGGCAGCTCTGTCGCTCTCCATGCCTTGACCGGCCCAGTTTTTCCCAGAATAGCACTGTGCAAGATTTTCGTGAAGATGAGACCAGTGCAGGACCAGGGAGTAAGCCTGCCAGTGACAAGGAGTACCAGACTAAGATGGAGTTTGCGTTGAAGTTGGGCTATTCAGGAGAACAGGTAGAGACTGTACTCAGCAAGTTGGGGGCTGCTGCTTTAATTAACGACGTTCTTGCTGAGTTAGTAAGGCTTGGAAACAAAGCTGAGCCTGACATTCAACCTAGCAGCAGTACAGCAACATTAATATCACGGTCTGCCTGCGTTAAAGAGACTGTTAGTCCAGAAGTGTCAGTGGAAGATGAATCTGTGGATACCTATGATAACCTCAGACCCATAGTCATTGATGGCTCAAATGTGGCAATGAG CCATGGAAACAAAGAGGTATTCTCTTGTCGTGGTATCCAGCTTGCTGTTGAATGGTTTCGAGAGAAAGGACACAAGGACATCACTGTGTTTGTCCCAGCCTGGCGAAAGGAACAGTCAAGGCCTGACGCCCCCATCACAG ATCAAGAAATATTACGCAGgctagaaaaagagaaaatcttgGTTTTCACCCCATCTCGGCGAGTTCAAGGCAGGAGGGTGGTGTGCTATGATGATCGCTTCATAGTGAAGCTGGCTTATGATTCTGATGGAATTATTGTGTCAAATGACAACTACAGGGACTTGCAAAATGAGAAGCCAGAATGGAAGAAGTTCATAGAAGAGCGTCTCCTAATGTACTCATTTGTCAATGACAA GTTTATGCCACCTGATGATCCATTGGGAAGACATGGCCCCAGCTTAGAAAACTTCCTCCGTAAGCGTCCTGTTGTTCCAGAGCACAAAAAACAACCCTGCCCCTATG GGAAAAAGTGCACATATGGACATAAGTGCAAGTACTATCATCCAGAGCGTGTTAACCAGCCACAACGGTCAGTGGCTGATGAACTCCGGGCCTTTGCCAAATTGTCTGCGGTGAAGACAATGAGTGAAGGGGCTTTAGTTAAATGTGGTACTGGTCCAGCGACTACAAAGGGGGACAGTAACTCTGAGGCTAAACGTGTGGCACCCAAACGTCAATCTGACCCCAGTATTCGTTCTGTGGCCTGTGAACCTCCAGAGGCACTGTCTGTTATTAGGAAGTCTGAGACAAATTCAGTGCCTTCCCTTGTGTCTGCTCTCAGTGTGCCCACCATGCAACCTGCCAAGAGCCATGCAGCTGGGGCCTTGAATACACGATCAGCCAGCAGCCCAGTGCCAGGTTCTTTGCAGTTTGCCCACAGTTCTCTGGAGCACATGTCTAGTGTACAGTACCCTCCTATTTTAGTTACTAATAGTCATGGCGCCTCTGTTACATACAGTGAACAGTTCCCAAAGTATGACTCAGTTAGCGACCATGGATATTATTCACTGCACAGTGATTTTTCAAACATGAGCATGAGCAGCATGCATAACGTTGACAGTTTCTGTAGCATGGAGCACGAGCATGGTGTGTATCAGAGAAATTCCAGCCACTGCCCTGAATCCTGCCTCAGCCATTCTAACAGTGACTCCTTCTCGTCTTATGGGGACCTGTACCCGAGCTCTGTGGACAGTAGCTTAGAGGAGAGTATGAAGGGGCAGCAGCAGTCTCCTGCACAGGGTAGGATGCAAACGTTCTCCCATGGGTTTCGCCATGAAGCACTGACCAGAGTACAGAGTTATGGACCAGAGGAGCCCAAACAAGTCCCCCGTAAGCAGTCTGGATCTCATCTGGCACCACATATCCAGCATGCTGCAGTGGGAGCCAGATCCAGCTGTCCTGGAGACTATCCACTAACTCAGAATGTCCTCCCACCTTTGTCCTCACAGCCCACACGGTCTCTTGGTATGACCCGTATGGACAGCATATCAGATTCAAGGTTGTATGATAGCAACCCAATGAGACAGAGGCGACCTCCACTGTGCCGGGAGCAGCATGCAAGCTGGGACCCCCTGCCGTGTGGTAATGAGTCCTATGGATATCATTCATATCCACTGAGTAACAGCCTAATGCCGTGTTGTGAGCGGGTGATGGTCCGCAGCATGCCTGACAAAATGGAACAAATCTGGAACTCACCATGGGAGACGCCATCTGCAGCTGAACACCAAGAGCGGTATGTCATCCCAGACCACCAGTATCAAACATATCGGAACTTGTGTAACATCTTTCCTGCTTACATTGTCCACTCAGTAATGGAGAAGAACCCTCATTTGACAGATCCACAACAACTTGCCGCTGTCATTGTTACAAAACTGAGGTCATGCCACTGA